The DNA sequence GAAACTGAAACCAACATAGAACTGTTAAAGGTACTGGTGGAGAATAGTTTCGACTCAATCCTAATCACTGACGCGACAACTGAAGGAGAGGTTATATACGCAAACAACGCGTTTAAAAAACTTACTGGTTATGAACCATCCGAGGTCATCGGAAAAACCCCCCGAATTCTTCAAGGTGTGGGTACTGATGAAAAAGTTATCGATCGTCTCACCGCAGCGTTGAAATCCGGTACAGAATTTGAAGGAAAGGCCATCAATTACAAAAAAGATGGAACTCCTTTTATTATGTTTTGGAGAGTGCTGCCAATCAAGGTCGATAATAAGATCGAAGCCTGGGTTGCTATCCAAAGAGAAAGCTCTTTCATTTAACATCTTAATAACTAATTTTAAGGCTCTTATTTATCAAGGGCCTTAGTACCTTGCTGGCACC is a window from the Psychromonas ingrahamii 37 genome containing:
- a CDS encoding PAS domain-containing protein; the protein is MAYTIDTLGETETNIELLKVLVENSFDSILITDATTEGEVIYANNAFKKLTGYEPSEVIGKTPRILQGVGTDEKVIDRLTAALKSGTEFEGKAINYKKDGTPFIMFWRVLPIKVDNKIEAWVAIQRESSFI